Proteins encoded together in one Branchiostoma lanceolatum isolate klBraLanc5 chromosome 11, klBraLanc5.hap2, whole genome shotgun sequence window:
- the LOC136444230 gene encoding indoleamine 2,3-dioxygenase 2-like — protein sequence MGGMESSTIPRLSDFHLSEDRGFLSAEDPLEFLPPYFSPWVDLARDTPKLLETKQLRERVHKLPLLNHTRLRGQQEWYLARVVLSMIGHAYVWQEGEAGVPDYLPRSVAVPWYRVSEHLGVPPIISHHCASLVNWKKKDPNGPLELDNLQLLFCITCPRDFAWFFLIPIQIEMHFTPALPLLVQAQEGVLEGNSKLTKDALTAMTPVLNKMKQTLGRMKEQCDPEVFYNQFRYFLSGWKDNPALPHGLIYEGVSDKPFQFSGGSAAQVATVQCLDEFLGIRHDDRPGAFLMRMRDYMLPDHRNFIAAVGKGPSVRNFVSNSDDQELRTAYNTCVSLLRDFRSLHIRIIASYVIIPSKRAKGHKVEGLANVGTGGTGIMSFLKSVRDTTAAALLPDVSGPTGNQHRGKEPIIPSSVN from the exons ATGGGTGGAATGGAGAGTAGCACAATTCCCCGACTGTCAGACTTCCATCTGTCTGAGGACCGGGGATTCTTGTCGGCAGAAGATCCACTG GAATTTCTCCCTCCATACTTCAGTCCCTGGGTAGATTTGGCCAGGGATACGCCCAAGCTACTGGAGACAAAACAGCTGAGAGAGCGTGTGCACAAG CTTCCACTCCTCAACCACACCCGGTTACGGGGTCAGCAGGAGTGGTACCTGGCCCGTGTGGTACTGAGCATGATCGGCCATGCCTACGTGTGGCAGGAGGGGGAGGCAGGTGTGCCAGACTACCTCCCCCGCAGCGTCGCCGTTCCGTGGTACCGTGTGTCCGAACACCTGGGAGTCCCACCAATCATCTCGCACCACTGTGCCAGCTTGGTCAACTGGAAGAAGAAGGATCCCAATGGACCGCTGGAGCTGGACAATCTTCAGCTGCTCTTCTGCATCACCTGCCCTAGAGACTTTGCATGGTTTTTCTTGATACCCATTCAAATTGAGATGCACTTTACCCCAGCTTTGCCTCTACTTGTGCAG GCACAGGAAGGGGTATTGGAAGGCAATTCCAAGTTGACCAAGGATGCCCTCACTGCCATGACACCGGTACTGAACAAAATGAAGCAGACGTTAGGGAGGATGAAGGAACAGTGTGACCCGGAAGTGTTTTATAACCAGTTCAGGTACTTCCTGTCAGGCTGGAAGGACAACCCGGCCCTCCCCCATGGGCTGATCTACGAGGGTGTGAGTGACAAGCCGTTCCAGTTTTCTGGGGGAAGTGCAGCCCAAGTTGCAACAGTACAATGTCTTGATGAGTTTCTGGGAATCAGACATGATGACAGACCAG GTGCCTTCCTTATGAGAATGAGGGACTACATGCTACCTGATCACAGGAACTTCATAGCTGCTGTGGGCAAGGGTCCGTCTGTGCGCAACTTTGTGTCCAACTCTGATGATCAGGAGTTGAGGACAGCGTATAATACCTGTGTGTCCTTGCTCAGGGACTTCCGCTCATTGCATATAAGGATCATCGCAAG CTACGTGATCATCCCTTCAAAGAGGGCCAAGGGGCATAAGGTGGAAGGATTAGCAAATGTTGGTACAGGCGGAACAG GTATCATGTCGTTCTTGAAGAGTGTTCGAGACACCACGGCTGCTGCTCTACTGCCCGATGTGTCTGGCCCGACTGGAAACCAACACAGGGGGAAGGAACCAATTATCCCATCATCTGTGAATTGA